A genomic stretch from Acidobacteriota bacterium includes:
- a CDS encoding flavodoxin has translation MNATIKKCLIAFYSRKGQNIVGGRIADLKVGNTEVVANMIQTKAGGDTFHIESVTGYPEDYMETTEVARKELHSKARPKLTGRIEHMESYDVIFLGFPIWWGTMPMPVYTFLESYDFSGKTIVPFCTHEGSGMGHSERDIIKACPKATVLEGIAIYGASASSAGSRVSSWIHELGIS, from the coding sequence ATGAACGCGACTATAAAAAAGTGCTTGATCGCCTTTTATTCCCGGAAGGGACAGAACATCGTCGGCGGCAGGATCGCTGACTTAAAGGTCGGAAATACGGAAGTCGTCGCAAACATGATTCAGACGAAGGCGGGAGGCGACACGTTCCATATCGAATCCGTGACAGGCTATCCCGAAGATTACATGGAGACGACCGAAGTCGCCAGGAAGGAGCTGCATTCCAAAGCCAGGCCGAAGCTGACGGGACGAATCGAACATATGGAGTCCTACGACGTAATCTTCTTGGGCTTTCCGATTTGGTGGGGAACGATGCCCATGCCGGTTTACACTTTCCTCGAAAGTTATGATTTTTCCGGAAAGACAATCGTCCCATTTTGTACCCATGAGGGTAGCGGAATGGGCCATAGCGAACGGGACATCATCAAAGCATGTCCCAAGGCGACCGTACTGGAGGGGATCGCTATCTACGGAGCCAGCGCAAGCTCCGCGGGCTCAAGGGTGTCGAGTTGGATCCATGAATTGGGAATATCATGA
- a CDS encoding glycosyltransferase family 4 protein, with protein MEGGLANSPIKRISFIGNYLPRQCGIATFTTDLCEAVASEYPGATCIALPVNDTEAGYDYPSRVRFELTEKDIESYRRAADFLNINNVDLVCLQFEYGIFGGKAGSHILTLLRELRMPVVTTLHTILNEPDPDQRRVLEGVAALSDRLVVMSERGSEFLRTVYHVPPEKIDLIPHGIPDVPFVDPSFNKDLFGVEGKTVLLSFGLLSANKGIETVISALPAIVARYPDVVYIVVGATHPHVIKHEGETYRLSLQWLAQERGVEGHVIFYNRFVSLEELVEFISVADIYITPYLNAQQITSGTLAYTVGAGKAVISTPYWYAEELLSAGRGSLVPFRDPAALAEQVIYLLENEAERHAMRKRAYLFGRAMIWPEVARRYMESFERARTERRHFAPAGFAAKALDRHAGDLPPLKLDHLRHMTDETGMLQHAIFTVPNYGEGYCTDDNARALMVSALIEALGIKEPFELASRYLAFLWYAFNTKTRRFRNFMDYQRQWQEDSGSDDSHGRALWALGMVLGNANTPAVQNMAGWLFEQALPAIRDTTSPRAWAFALIGIHEYLRRFAGDRRAGQVREDLAGRLMTLYQGHRSDEWLWFEDGLSYCNAALPHALLTCGRSMANAAMAEAGLESLRWLTNLQCSDPGGGHFVPIGSRGFYQRGGERARFDQQPVEAQAMVSACLEAYRVTGDKRWNKEARRAFDWFIGRNDLSLPVYDPTTGGCRDGLHPDRPNENQGAESTLAFLQALLELRLAENTLLSLESRSQ; from the coding sequence ATGGAAGGCGGCTTAGCCAATTCGCCCATCAAGCGCATCTCTTTCATCGGCAACTACCTGCCGCGGCAGTGCGGCATCGCCACGTTCACCACCGATCTATGTGAGGCCGTCGCCTCGGAATATCCTGGCGCGACCTGTATCGCCCTGCCCGTCAACGATACCGAGGCTGGCTATGACTACCCGTCTCGCGTCCGGTTTGAGCTGACGGAGAAGGACATCGAGTCTTACCGGCGCGCCGCCGATTTTCTGAATATCAATAACGTCGATCTCGTGTGCCTTCAATTCGAATACGGGATTTTCGGCGGAAAAGCGGGCAGCCACATTCTGACCCTTTTGCGCGAATTGCGCATGCCCGTCGTCACGACCCTGCATACCATCCTTAACGAACCCGACCCTGACCAGCGCCGGGTGTTGGAAGGCGTCGCGGCCCTGTCAGATCGGCTGGTCGTCATGAGCGAACGCGGCTCTGAATTCCTGCGGACGGTCTATCATGTCCCGCCGGAGAAGATCGATCTGATCCCTCACGGCATCCCCGACGTGCCCTTCGTCGACCCCAGCTTCAACAAGGACCTCTTCGGCGTCGAGGGCAAAACCGTTTTGCTCAGCTTTGGCCTGCTGTCGGCGAACAAAGGGATCGAAACCGTCATCTCGGCCTTGCCGGCCATTGTGGCCCGCTATCCCGATGTCGTGTATATCGTTGTCGGCGCTACACATCCCCACGTGATCAAGCACGAAGGGGAAACTTACCGGCTGTCGCTGCAATGGCTGGCTCAGGAGAGGGGCGTGGAAGGTCACGTGATCTTCTACAATCGTTTCGTCAGCCTGGAGGAGCTCGTTGAGTTCATCAGCGTCGCGGACATCTACATCACTCCCTATCTGAACGCGCAGCAGATCACTTCCGGCACGCTGGCCTACACCGTGGGAGCGGGCAAAGCCGTGATTTCGACGCCGTACTGGTATGCGGAAGAGCTGCTATCCGCAGGACGAGGCTCCCTGGTCCCGTTCCGTGACCCGGCAGCCTTGGCCGAACAGGTCATCTACTTGCTGGAAAACGAGGCCGAGCGCCACGCCATGCGCAAGCGGGCTTACCTGTTTGGACGGGCGATGATCTGGCCGGAGGTGGCGCGCCGCTACATGGAGAGTTTTGAACGCGCCCGCACCGAACGCCGGCATTTCGCGCCCGCAGGCTTCGCGGCCAAAGCCCTGGATAGACACGCTGGGGACCTGCCCCCTCTCAAGCTGGACCACTTGCGCCACATGACCGACGAGACGGGCATGTTGCAGCATGCCATTTTCACCGTGCCCAACTACGGGGAGGGCTACTGCACCGACGACAATGCTCGAGCGCTGATGGTGAGCGCGCTGATCGAGGCGCTGGGCATCAAAGAGCCCTTCGAGCTGGCGTCGCGCTATCTCGCCTTCCTTTGGTATGCCTTCAATACGAAGACCCGGCGTTTTCGCAACTTCATGGATTACCAGCGCCAGTGGCAGGAGGATAGCGGTTCAGATGACAGCCACGGCCGCGCGTTATGGGCGCTGGGCATGGTGTTGGGCAACGCGAACACCCCTGCCGTCCAAAATATGGCGGGCTGGCTGTTCGAGCAGGCCTTGCCTGCCATTCGTGATACGACCAGTCCGCGGGCCTGGGCATTCGCGCTCATCGGGATCCATGAGTACCTGCGGCGGTTTGCCGGTGATCGGAGGGCAGGCCAGGTCCGGGAGGACTTGGCCGGGCGGCTCATGACCCTCTATCAAGGCCATCGTTCGGACGAATGGCTCTGGTTTGAGGATGGGCTGAGTTATTGCAACGCCGCGCTGCCGCACGCGTTGCTGACCTGCGGCCGATCGATGGCGAACGCGGCCATGGCCGAGGCCGGACTGGAGTCGCTCCGCTGGTTGACCAACCTCCAGTGCTCGGACCCGGGCGGGGGGCATTTTGTCCCCATCGGGTCCCGCGGCTTCTATCAGCGGGGCGGTGAGCGCGCCCGGTTCGATCAACAGCCGGTCGAAGCCCAAGCGATGGTATCCGCCTGCCTTGAAGCCTACCGGGTCACGGGAGACAAGCGCTGGAACAAGGAAGCGCGCCGGGCCTTCGATTGGTTCATAGGCCGCAACGACCTCAGCCTCCCCGTCTACGACCCGACGACCGGAGGTTGCCGGGACGGCCTGCATCCCGACCGGCCCAACGAGAATCAGGGCGCGGAATCGACGCTCGCCTTTCTCCAGGCTCTGTTGGAATTGCGCTTGGCTGAAAATACGCTGCTATCTTTGGAGTCACGATCTCAATGA
- a CDS encoding DUF362 domain-containing protein — translation MKQQITRREFVKRGAITLGAVAASGSGGLVNVLGTSRRKARVFFMQDISADGLLKVYSKINKSVTGKVAIKLHTGEPHGPNILPREIVKALQQHIPHSNLVETNTLYKGKRYTTEDHRATIKINGWDFCPVDIMDEDGAVMIPIRGGKHFKEMSVGKHMLSYDSMIVLTHFKGHAMGGYGGSLKNIAIGCADGAIGKKMVHAAPDNENYESWLKGEPFMENMVESAKATIDHFGKRIVYINVLRNMSVDCDCAGVDAAPVKARNLGILASTDILAVEQASIDMVYKLPEAELHDLKERIESRKALRQLSYMKELKMGNDQYTLIAL, via the coding sequence ATGAAACAGCAGATCACGCGACGGGAATTCGTTAAGCGCGGCGCTATCACGCTGGGCGCGGTCGCCGCATCCGGCTCCGGAGGCCTAGTCAACGTCCTTGGCACATCGCGGCGCAAAGCCCGAGTCTTCTTCATGCAGGATATCAGCGCCGACGGATTGCTGAAGGTCTATTCGAAAATCAATAAAAGCGTCACAGGCAAGGTCGCCATCAAGCTGCACACCGGCGAGCCGCATGGCCCCAATATCCTGCCGAGGGAAATCGTGAAAGCATTGCAGCAGCATATTCCCCACAGCAACCTGGTTGAAACCAATACCCTTTATAAGGGCAAGAGATACACGACGGAGGATCATCGGGCAACCATTAAGATCAACGGCTGGGATTTCTGTCCGGTGGACATCATGGACGAGGACGGGGCGGTGATGATCCCCATCAGGGGAGGAAAGCATTTCAAGGAGATGTCCGTCGGCAAGCACATGTTGAGCTACGACTCGATGATCGTGCTGACCCATTTCAAAGGGCACGCCATGGGCGGCTACGGCGGTTCGCTGAAGAATATCGCCATCGGCTGTGCGGACGGGGCTATAGGCAAGAAGATGGTCCATGCCGCTCCTGATAACGAAAATTATGAGAGCTGGCTGAAAGGCGAGCCGTTCATGGAAAACATGGTGGAGTCGGCCAAAGCCACCATCGATCATTTCGGCAAGAGGATCGTCTACATCAACGTACTGCGCAACATGTCCGTGGACTGCGACTGCGCCGGCGTCGACGCCGCGCCGGTCAAGGCGCGCAACTTGGGCATCCTGGCATCCACCGATATCCTGGCCGTCGAACAAGCTTCCATCGACATGGTGTACAAGCTGCCCGAAGCGGAGCTTCACGATCTCAAGGAACGCATTGAATCCCGCAAGGCCCTGCGGCAGCTGTCGTACATGAAAGAATTGAAAATGGGCAACGATCAGTACACGTTGATCGCCCTCTGA
- a CDS encoding aldo/keto reductase: protein MKKETKTRSEGIHRRDFIAKSALAGASLALGKCVFANPASELKGNTMNQLNPASDKRKLGSLEVSALGLGCMNLTWAYGPGVDKKTGVLLIRSAYEQGVTFFDTAEVYGPFKDEEYVGEAVAPFRDKVVIATKFGFNINPDTRQVSGLNSRPEHIKRVVEASLRRLKTDAIDLLYQHRIDRSVSIEDVAGAVKDLILQGKVKHFGLSEAGPKTLRRAHAVQPVTAVQNEYSFWTRDSEPMVLPACEELGIGFVPWSPLGMGYLTGKIDAKTRFQEGDLRLMFPRFTPEAILANRPIVDLLTEVAKKNGATPGQVALAWLLAQKPFIVPIPGTTNVSHLKENLSATAVYLSSEDRRHLKDGFSKLRVYGDRSTAALLEMSDAMK, encoded by the coding sequence ATGAAGAAGGAAACAAAAACGAGAAGTGAAGGTATTCATCGCCGTGACTTCATCGCAAAGTCGGCTCTTGCAGGCGCAAGTTTGGCCTTAGGAAAATGCGTATTTGCCAATCCAGCCTCTGAATTGAAAGGAAACACCATGAATCAACTCAATCCGGCAAGCGATAAACGCAAACTTGGGTCGCTCGAAGTCTCTGCGCTCGGACTGGGCTGTATGAACCTGACATGGGCGTATGGTCCTGGTGTGGATAAGAAGACCGGAGTTTTACTCATACGTTCTGCCTACGAACAAGGCGTTACGTTCTTTGACACCGCAGAGGTTTATGGACCGTTCAAAGACGAAGAATATGTTGGCGAAGCCGTAGCCCCGTTTCGTGACAAGGTGGTGATTGCTACAAAGTTCGGCTTCAACATCAATCCTGACACAAGACAAGTCAGTGGTCTCAACAGCCGGCCCGAACATATCAAGAGGGTTGTGGAAGCATCGTTACGACGACTGAAAACTGATGCTATCGATTTGCTCTATCAACACCGCATAGACCGCAGTGTGTCCATAGAAGATGTCGCAGGTGCAGTCAAGGACCTCATCCTGCAAGGGAAGGTTAAACACTTCGGCCTTTCAGAGGCAGGCCCTAAAACCCTTCGCCGCGCGCATGCTGTTCAGCCTGTCACTGCAGTGCAGAATGAATATTCCTTTTGGACGAGAGACTCTGAACCAATGGTGCTGCCGGCATGTGAGGAACTGGGCATCGGATTTGTACCGTGGAGTCCGTTGGGAATGGGCTATCTTACGGGGAAGATCGACGCGAAGACAAGATTTCAAGAAGGAGATCTTCGTCTGATGTTCCCGCGCTTCACACCTGAAGCGATCTTGGCGAATCGCCCTATTGTGGATTTGCTAACCGAGGTAGCGAAAAAGAATGGAGCCACCCCCGGACAAGTTGCGTTGGCGTGGCTGCTTGCTCAGAAACCTTTTATTGTTCCAATACCAGGTACGACGAATGTATCGCATTTGAAAGAAAATCTTAGTGCAACAGCCGTTTATCTATCCTCAGAAGACAGGCGACACCTTAAGGATGGTTTTTCCAAATTGCGAGTGTACGGCGATCGTTCCACTGCCGCTTTGCTTGAAATGAGCGATGCAATGAAGTAG
- a CDS encoding site-specific DNA-methyltransferase: MTQPNGLDKNLLICADNLSALDDLVKKGIKADLIYLDPPFFSNRHYEVVWGDEAEVRSFKDRWSGGIIVYVDWMKERVVKMLDVLKDTGTFYLHCDWHAGHYLKVMLDEVFGYHNFRNEIVWCYRGAGYPKKDFGKRHDTIYRYSKTEDYIFNLDDVREEYAEATKERFKHYIGNVRKSGDFGLQKLNPLGKQPDDWWQIQPIAPSANERLGYPTQKPETLLEKIIKASSNKGDIVLDPFCGCGTTVAVAQRLGRRWVGIDISPTATKLIENRLVKFSGAKKDREFEVVGMPTTLSALRALEPFEFQNWVINEMKAKQSKKLTSDFGLDGYYDKTIFTDPAGIQVKQSEHIGRNVVDNFETALKRAKYAKGYIVAFSFGKGACEEAARAKHEGLEVKLVEVDDLLHGNFKV, from the coding sequence ATGACCCAGCCGAATGGTCTTGATAAGAACCTTCTCATCTGCGCGGACAACCTCTCTGCGCTGGACGATCTTGTGAAGAAGGGGATCAAGGCCGATCTGATCTACCTCGATCCGCCGTTCTTCAGCAATCGACATTACGAGGTTGTTTGGGGTGACGAAGCGGAGGTCCGCAGCTTCAAGGATCGATGGTCCGGGGGGATCATCGTCTATGTTGACTGGATGAAGGAACGAGTTGTCAAGATGCTCGATGTTCTGAAGGACACCGGTACGTTCTACCTTCACTGCGACTGGCACGCGGGTCATTACTTGAAAGTGATGCTCGACGAAGTTTTCGGGTACCATAACTTCAGGAACGAGATAGTCTGGTGTTACAGGGGGGCCGGTTACCCGAAGAAGGATTTCGGCAAGCGACACGATACGATCTATCGTTACTCGAAGACGGAGGATTATATTTTCAATCTTGATGATGTCAGGGAGGAGTACGCCGAAGCCACGAAGGAGCGATTCAAGCACTACATCGGCAACGTGAGAAAATCGGGGGACTTTGGACTCCAGAAGCTGAATCCGCTGGGAAAACAGCCGGACGATTGGTGGCAGATTCAACCGATCGCCCCCTCGGCGAACGAGCGGCTTGGATACCCCACCCAGAAACCCGAGACCCTTCTGGAGAAGATTATTAAAGCGTCTTCCAACAAGGGCGACATTGTGCTCGACCCGTTCTGCGGATGCGGAACCACAGTGGCCGTGGCCCAGCGTCTGGGGCGTCGGTGGGTGGGGATCGACATCTCCCCCACGGCGACCAAGCTAATTGAGAACCGGTTGGTGAAATTCTCCGGTGCCAAGAAGGACAGAGAATTCGAGGTAGTAGGAATGCCGACCACGCTCTCCGCTTTACGTGCGCTTGAACCCTTCGAATTCCAGAACTGGGTGATCAACGAGATGAAGGCCAAGCAGAGCAAGAAGCTTACATCGGACTTTGGCCTCGATGGGTACTACGACAAAACGATCTTCACCGACCCCGCTGGTATCCAAGTGAAGCAGTCGGAGCATATCGGCCGGAACGTGGTGGACAACTTCGAGACCGCATTGAAGCGGGCCAAGTACGCGAAAGGGTACATCGTAGCGTTCAGTTTCGGGAAGGGCGCGTGCGAGGAAGCGGCCCGAGCTAAGCACGAGGGTCTTGAGGTGAAGCTGGTTGAGGTGGACGACCTTCTCCACGGGAACTTCAAAGTGTGA
- a CDS encoding glycosidase, which produces MNNHRPELLRRYKNNPILTAANWTYPVHSVFNPGAALLPDGTTLLLCRVEDRRGQSHLCAARSINGVDDWRIDPQPTLSADPKHFPEEMWGIEDPRITYLPELDKYAVVYTAYSREGPGVALATTEDFRRFERYGVIMPPEDKDAALLPHRIGGNWALIHRPVSSPRANIWMSYSPDLRYWGNHKLMLECRRGGWWDANKIGLSPPLIETPEGWLMIYHGVRQTAAGSLYRLGLALFDLNAPERCLKRSDEWFFGPEAPYEQHGDVGSVVFPGGFTIAPDNDMINLYYGAADSSIALASGSIHALLEWLG; this is translated from the coding sequence ATGAACAATCACCGCCCCGAGCTCTTGCGCCGTTACAAGAACAACCCCATCTTGACCGCCGCCAATTGGACCTATCCGGTCCATAGCGTATTTAATCCCGGCGCCGCATTGCTGCCTGATGGCACGACCCTGCTTTTATGTCGAGTCGAGGATCGCCGCGGGCAGTCCCATCTTTGCGCGGCCCGGTCCATAAATGGCGTGGATGATTGGCGGATCGATCCTCAGCCCACCCTGTCGGCTGATCCCAAGCACTTTCCAGAAGAAATGTGGGGAATCGAAGATCCGCGCATCACCTATCTTCCCGAATTGGACAAATACGCCGTCGTATATACCGCCTACTCACGCGAGGGGCCTGGCGTGGCCCTGGCGACCACGGAAGATTTCCGCCGTTTCGAGCGCTACGGCGTGATCATGCCCCCGGAAGACAAGGACGCGGCTTTGCTGCCTCATCGTATTGGCGGGAATTGGGCCTTGATTCATCGCCCGGTCAGCTCTCCCAGGGCCAATATTTGGATGTCCTATTCGCCCGATCTGCGCTATTGGGGCAACCACAAGCTGATGTTGGAATGCCGGCGCGGCGGGTGGTGGGACGCCAACAAGATCGGACTCTCCCCTCCGCTCATCGAAACCCCAGAAGGTTGGCTGATGATCTACCACGGAGTGCGGCAGACTGCGGCTGGTTCGCTGTACCGGCTGGGGCTCGCCCTCTTTGATCTGAACGCACCGGAGCGTTGCCTCAAGCGCAGCGATGAGTGGTTCTTTGGCCCGGAGGCGCCCTACGAGCAGCACGGGGACGTTGGCAGCGTCGTGTTCCCCGGAGGCTTCACCATTGCGCCCGATAACGACATGATCAACCTGTACTATGGAGCGGCGGATTCGAGCATCGCCCTCGCTTCCGGCAGTATTCACGCCCTCCTGGAGTGGCTGGGATGA
- a CDS encoding SDR family oxidoreductase gives MRNVIVVVGSGQIGQAIARRVGVGKHVLLADMRPDNANAAAEVLENAGYEVSVATVDASSREAVHALVETATGLGDIIGLIHAAGVSPTQASPATILKIDLYGTALVLEEFGNVVARGGAGVVIASQSGHRLPPLTVEQNKALATTPVEELLALPFLQPDQVTDSLHAYQIAKRGNSLRVMAEAIRWGKRGARINTISPGIIITPLAKDELAGPRGEGYRRMIEVSAAGRAGTPDEVGTVGALLMGPDGGFITGSDILMDGGVTAAYWYGELAPR, from the coding sequence ATGAGAAACGTGATTGTCGTCGTCGGATCAGGTCAGATTGGCCAAGCAATCGCCCGGCGGGTCGGTGTAGGCAAGCACGTCCTTCTGGCCGATATGCGCCCGGACAACGCCAATGCGGCAGCAGAGGTCCTGGAGAACGCCGGATACGAGGTGAGCGTCGCGACCGTCGACGCGTCCTCGCGCGAGGCCGTACACGCGCTCGTCGAGACGGCTACAGGTCTCGGTGACATCATCGGACTTATCCATGCTGCCGGTGTCTCCCCGACGCAGGCCTCGCCGGCGACGATCCTCAAAATCGATCTATATGGCACGGCACTCGTCCTGGAGGAGTTCGGCAACGTCGTCGCCCGTGGTGGCGCTGGGGTCGTCATCGCGTCGCAGTCCGGGCATCGCCTCCCCCCACTCACCGTCGAACAGAATAAAGCGTTGGCCACAACGCCCGTGGAAGAGTTGCTCGCACTTCCCTTCCTTCAACCCGACCAAGTGACGGATTCTCTTCATGCATATCAGATCGCGAAGCGCGGGAACTCGCTGCGCGTCATGGCCGAGGCGATACGCTGGGGCAAGCGTGGTGCCCGGATCAACACGATCAGCCCGGGCATCATTATCACACCGCTCGCCAAGGACGAATTGGCCGGGCCACGAGGTGAAGGATACCGACGTATGATCGAGGTGTCCGCGGCTGGACGTGCTGGTACTCCAGACGAGGTGGGCACTGTCGGCGCGCTGCTCATGGGCCCGGACGGTGGGTTCATCACCGGCAGCGACATCCTTATGGATGGTGGAGTGACTGCCGCCTATTGGTACGGCGAGCTTGCTCCTCGATGA
- a CDS encoding carboxymuconolactone decarboxylase family protein: MKQERSTAETMIGDFAPKLVELTDRVLFGDVWERADLSKRDRSLITVAALVSLNRSDQLRFHLDKALDNGLEMTELIEVITHLAFYAGWPNAMTAIMVAKEQFSKRDSSRTQSQKTP; this comes from the coding sequence ATGAAGCAAGAGCGTTCAACAGCCGAGACGATGATCGGAGACTTTGCTCCCAAGCTGGTCGAGCTCACCGACCGCGTGCTCTTTGGCGACGTCTGGGAACGCGCGGATTTGTCCAAGCGCGATCGAAGTTTGATCACTGTAGCGGCGCTCGTCAGTTTGAACCGGTCTGACCAGTTGCGGTTTCACCTGGATAAGGCGCTCGACAACGGGCTCGAGATGACGGAGCTAATCGAGGTCATCACCCATTTGGCGTTTTATGCCGGATGGCCCAATGCGATGACGGCTATTATGGTGGCCAAAGAGCAGTTTTCCAAAAGGGATTCTTCACGTACCCAATCCCAAAAGACGCCGTGA
- a CDS encoding AraC family transcriptional regulator, with amino-acid sequence MIENGGAIDIALEALGKSIARWTEKGDYHEAGIPGLSLHRRDEPSPPTTVLYEPRICLIAQGAKRVWLGDDTYVYDARHYLIASVDLPTVVRIIMASREKPYLGLVLKLDPRELSQLMVDSHLPAPRPQHSSRAMATGQVTLSLLAAFQRLVDLLAEPEDIPVLAPIIQREIFYRLLVGDQGVRLRRMASAGSQSHQIARVINWLKDNFSQPLHIDALARRVHMSASTFHHHFRAVTAMSPLQYQKWLRLNEARRLMLSEDRDAATAAFQVGYESPSQFSREYARLFGAPPLRDITSLRRSTPSGSDKPPKKSRPRTRKRAWRDSATR; translated from the coding sequence ATGATCGAGAATGGGGGCGCCATCGACATTGCGCTCGAGGCGCTGGGAAAGAGCATTGCCCGATGGACCGAGAAAGGCGACTACCACGAAGCGGGAATCCCGGGATTGTCTCTTCATCGGCGTGATGAACCGAGCCCCCCGACCACGGTCCTGTACGAACCTCGCATCTGTTTGATCGCGCAAGGGGCCAAACGCGTGTGGCTCGGGGATGACACCTATGTGTATGACGCCAGGCACTATCTGATCGCGTCCGTGGACCTGCCCACAGTCGTACGGATCATCATGGCGAGCCGGGAGAAGCCCTACCTGGGGCTCGTCTTGAAGCTCGACCCGCGCGAGCTCTCACAACTGATGGTGGATAGCCATTTGCCCGCCCCGAGGCCCCAGCATTCGAGCCGGGCCATGGCGACCGGCCAGGTCACACTTTCCCTGCTCGCCGCCTTTCAGCGCCTGGTCGACTTGCTTGCCGAGCCTGAGGATATTCCCGTCCTTGCGCCGATCATCCAACGGGAGATCTTCTATCGTCTGCTCGTCGGCGATCAGGGGGTCCGGCTGCGCCGGATGGCTTCTGCGGGAAGTCAAAGCCATCAGATCGCGCGGGTCATCAATTGGCTGAAGGACAACTTCTCGCAGCCGTTACACATCGACGCTCTCGCGCGACGGGTCCACATGAGCGCGTCGACTTTTCACCATCATTTCCGGGCCGTGACTGCCATGAGCCCCCTGCAATACCAAAAATGGTTGCGCTTGAACGAAGCCCGGCGGTTAATGCTCTCCGAGGATCGGGATGCGGCAACTGCGGCGTTCCAGGTCGGCTATGAGAGCCCTTCCCAGTTCAGCCGCGAGTATGCTCGCCTGTTTGGCGCGCCGCCCCTGCGCGACATCACCAGCTTGCGCCGATCGACGCCGTCAGGGAGCGACAAGCCGCCGAAAAAGAGCCGGCCAAGAACACGGAAGCGCGCCTGGAGGGACTCTGCAACGAGGTGA
- a CDS encoding cupin domain-containing protein — MEIKKCGSQPSGRGPAECFSGTVRVDPLFNAPDPARVLGAAVTFEPGARTAWHTHPLGQTLIVTAGCGLVQRWGGPPEEIRPGDIVWIPPGEKHWHGATATTAMTHIAIVERIDGKTADWMEQVSDGQYLR, encoded by the coding sequence GTGGAGATCAAGAAATGCGGCTCACAACCATCCGGCCGGGGACCGGCGGAATGTTTCTCGGGGACTGTTCGGGTCGATCCGTTGTTCAACGCGCCCGATCCCGCGCGCGTTCTTGGCGCCGCCGTCACATTTGAGCCTGGCGCCCGCACGGCATGGCACACCCACCCTTTGGGGCAGACCCTGATCGTGACGGCAGGCTGCGGCCTGGTCCAGCGCTGGGGCGGCCCCCCAGAGGAGATTCGGCCTGGCGATATCGTCTGGATCCCGCCTGGCGAAAAGCATTGGCATGGGGCCACGGCGACCACGGCCATGACCCACATCGCGATTGTGGAGCGGATTGATGGCAAGACCGCAGACTGGATGGAACAGGTCAGCGACGGGCAATACCTTCGGTGA